The Camelus dromedarius isolate mCamDro1 chromosome 19, mCamDro1.pat, whole genome shotgun sequence genome segment CAGGATGTTTCTGATACAGATAAGTTCTTCAAGAAGGTTTTGGAAAATTGGCAAGTTGCTGTATATAATAGCTCAAATGTTGACCCAATCCCCACAGGACAGtcagagaaattaatttctacatatgtgtgtgtgtatgtgtgtgtaatctCTCCATGAAAATGGTGGCTGGTGTAGAAATCAAATACCAAATGTAAATTGCTTTTTAACAAATATCTTTATCTGTTTATGGCACAGATTACCCAGGAATTGGTATTCGAAATATTGAACATCTGGTATAGTAAatataaatcagtatataaatccatttatatactcaaaattaaaaaaatatttccctttattttctaaataagcCATGTATAGCATAAAAATGGATAAAGCCATAGTGCAAACCAGTCACACACCATTGTGGTAATATCTAATCATTCGTGATATTTGTAAATCGTCTGTGCGTTCTGGGCTGTGCGGGCTGGCAGTGGGGGCCTTCCTCCAGGAGGGCCATCAGATTCTGTCTGGGTGGCCCTTTCCTGTGCCTGTGACTCAGTGCATTCCTGGGTTCCTCTGCTGCTTTCTGACTTTGTCctgtggaagggaagggaagcgGAGGCCCCAGAGGTACCACCTTCCCTTGCGGTGTCttaaccccacccccagctttgtAAGCAGGTATTTCATTAAACTCTCCTCAGCCATGATTTTTGATTTAAGGTGATGTCTTCTTGTATTCACAGCACCACAAAGCCACAAAGAGGTCAGTATCATGCAGTTCACTTCAGGATAATAAAAAGGGGTTATAAAATATATGTTCCGGCCTGGAGAAGGCGAGATGTGATGAGGTTGAGAACCTCTGTTCAGAGCAAGGGTATACGAATATATtgctggtggggagggcatagctcagtgttagagcatgtgcttagcatgcacgaggtcctgggttcattccccagtaccttgatttaaaaaataagtaaataaataaacctaattacctccccctgcaaaacaaattttttaaaaaaataaattactagagGGATTGATAACAAAGGTCTTGCCTCCTGGTAAAGCCCTGGAGGATTCtagagctggagagagagcagGTAAATGCTCCAGGGGGTCCGCTCAGCACATCTGCTGGCCTGAGTTGACCTAACAGTGGGTAGACATAAAAGACACAAGTGTCCCGTGCCTCTGTCTGCTGCCCCCATTCAACTGGGAGGAAGCTCAGGCTGTGAAAATGGGCAGTCAGGACTGGGACCCTAGGCTCCACCCCATGGATCCCACATTTCCCCAGGGGAGTCTGGGTTACAGGCTGAGTAAGGTGGCTGAGGCTGGAAATCACTCTATCCCAGGTCCTCCCGCACCATGACACATGGGGGAGATGACGCCGGATCTCCATCTACAGTTGGAGGTTCCAGGCCTGAGTGACGGCAAGGAGGATACCCTCCTCTTACTCCGCTCTGCAGCTGCAGAGCCCGAGGACCAATGGTGGCCAGTGTTTCAATGCAACCTCCCTGAGTCAGGGAGTCTGTGGGACAACAGGACTCCACGCGACAGAGGGCAGCGAAGAGCACGTGTCCCAGCAGAGGACAGGTGGACTTCCTGTGGGTAGGTCTGCTTGACGCCTTGAATATTTAAGCTCTGGATTTAACACGGCAAAGAGACTCCAGCGGAGAGAATGTTCTTGCTACTCTTGAGATGGATGCTTGCATgacttaaaattaatatttaaaagatgtGACTTTTATTATATGTACCTCAGGCTGCTGAAGCAGGGTGTGTGGCTACACCTCAGTGGTTATTTTCCTTAGGACGAAACCCAGGCTTCTTGCCATGAGACTCAAAGTCCTCCGGGTGCCGGCTGTGTTCTACCATGTCCTCTCATCACCGCCCCTCCCTCCTTGTGCTTCAAGGCCCCGCCACACCCATAGGCGTCCCCTTCCTCACACGTATCCGCGCTCGGTCTCCCTGCTGACCTCCTGCCTGGATCGCACCCCTGCTGCCCAACCGAAGTTCGCCCACTTCCTTCCCTGCCTGCTACTCCTCTCTCCTGCAAACCTCGCTTCTGACTCCCCTCCTTGAGAAGCTGACGGACCCAAAGATTTGGGTAACGCCGTCCTGATTAGGGGCAAGCTCAGCACTGTCTCACCCCCTAGCTCGGGGTGTTGTAGATTAAGTTGTGTCCTCGCAAGAGGGTATGTTGAAGAACTAACCCTGAGCGCCTGTGTGGGTGACTCTGTCTAGAAATGGGATCTTTGCAGATGCCATCAAGTTAGAAGGGAGTCGTGCTGAATTGAGGTGGGCCCAAGTCCGATTCCTGATACCCTGATGAGAAGCCGGCGTTCTGCATGGAGACCTACACACCCAGAAAGGAAACCGTGTGGCAAGGGAGGCAGAAACTGGAGCCTCCATCTTCAAGGGAAGGGTCCCCAGCAACCatcagaagctaggaagagggcAGAAGCATCTTTCCCCAAGCCTCCGGAGAGCACATGGCCCTGCTCACATCTTGATTTCACATAAAGAGACTGCAGAACGTTGATGGAACACGTTTCCATTGTTTTTAACTGCTACATCTGTGGTCATTCATAACAGCGTCTTTCGGAACACAAGATACAGGGTAGGCGTGAACTGGGATGAGAATTAcccattttgctgtttttttcacTAGAATAACCTCCTTGAGCACAGACACTAGATATGGCTTGTTTATCATTAGTTCCTGAGTGCCAGGAACACTGAATGTCCcatattagatataaaataaatatgagtaCTGTAattgaataggaaaaaaagaataattaccGGAAGAAAAAAGGTTccctaaaaaaaagagagaaaaaggcttTTAGGTTATGAATCAGAAAGGCAGCAGAACGcaaaaagaaaaggctattttGTGTCACTGGGAATGTCAGATGAAAATTTACACTCAACTCCTTTCCACAGGGTACGTGATGCCTGTTACCTGACAATTTTTTGAGCAAATCAAAGAGTCTGTCATACTTTTTGGTCCTTTTATTTATGTGTAAGTCCAAGACACATTCTAGGAAGAGATCATGATTTTatacatgaacaaaacaaaagaggTTGTTCTGCAACTAATTCTGCATTCTAATGAAATTAGCGCTTACACTTTGGAAAAGTTTATTAGCCTTCAAAATAACCAGGATGTACATTTAGGTAAACATTTCATTGTCGGAAAGCTTTAGAAGACGGATTCTGCATGTCCTGGGCAGCCatgcttgttttatttaattctgaaAATCTTCATTgctttttccaaacttttctCATCTAAGGGAGGCTTCCTCTGGCTGCCAGGCTGCAGAAACTTCTTCACGGTAGGGAGATTGCTGACTCTGCTTTTCAGGGCCTGCAATGCACAAGAGCACAGCTCAGCATGGAGCCAAGACCAGCACCGTCACCAGCAGAAGCCAGGGACCCCGAGACCCTCCCAGCCCAGGACCAGCCCAGGCCCCTCCGCCAGCACCAGGACGAGCCTGGACAGACACCCAGTGACGCACGAAGATAACAGCGCAGTAGCATCTCCCCAGAGACGCCTCCTGGGGACAGACATCACTCAGCTCCAGTCTCTCCAACTTCCTCCTACACGGAAATCCTGCAGGTGAACCCTCTCGTGCAAGACGAGGAACTTAGTGTTTGTCAGAAATCAACCCAGGGGAAGGTTCCAAGATCTCaaggcaggaaaaggaagatCTGGGAAGGTAGGGCTGGGGCTGAAAACAGAAACTATAGCAGGTAAACCAGACAGTCAAGCAGTCTGTgctcagagagggagggagacgggGAGAGAGAAAGCACGTGTGAGGGACAGAACAGGGGCTGGGGGGTCGGGGATGAGATGGTGGGGGACCCGCTCAGACAGACTCAGGTGAGGGGCAGGAGGACACCCCTGGGACacagggaagcagagggaaaTGACGACAGAGACTGCGATGGAACAGACCCAGGCCTGGTCTCTCCTTGTAAAAGGCCAGTCAGTCTCCTTGGGGCGGTGTCCCCCTCCAGTGTCCCTGGTGTGACCTGATCTTCCCACGCCCAAGACCAGGGCCGGGGACCTACTTCTGGAGATCTGGGGGCAGCGAGGCCTGGACAGTGACGGGGACCCTAACGTCACCGCCCCAGAGCCCAGAGAGCAGCTGcgaggagggggaggtgggccTGCCCGCCGAGGGCCAAGGGGGGGACCACCTTCAGCAGCGGGAAGCTGGCCAGAAGGCTGGGGTCCACCTCTTCCACGTAGTAGAGCAGCTCAACCAGGTGCACGTCAGCCCGGCTCAGCCGGTTGCCCACAAGGTATTCCTGTCCGTGGCTCTTCAACACCTGGGAATTGAGGGGTCAGATCAGGGCACAGGGGCAGTCAGGCTGGCTCCCCCCTCCTCCCGTCTCCCCAGCCCCGCTTCCCCGTCTGCTCCGCACTGGGGAGTGGGGTGTATCTTTCTAGGTACGTCTCATCCACCCCAGAAGCACTGCACACTCTCCTGACGGGCACCTGGTCTCGTGTCTCCCTGCACCTGGTACCCGAATACTTTCTAATGTGTTGCTTTCATCGCTCCTCTTGGACCAGAAGCCCTGCACCGTGTCCTGCGGGACCCCCCTACTGCAGGTCTATGTGGCTCTCACAGCCCCCGCAGCCCAAGCTCTAAGCACACCCACGACATTCCATCCGTATCAAATTCCAGGTTGGGTCCCAGCAAATTGAAACTTTGCTGAAAAATTGTAACGGGTAAAACTGATAAAATTCTTCCTGACAGTGTATTTTTATAAAGTGCCCAGAGAGTCAGGGTTCCACATGAAGGTTCACAGAACTGAAGGTCGACACCCCAGGAATGCCAGGCTCTGTTTTTCTTGTCCTCTGATCTCAATGCCAAAAACTCGGAACTTTTTGCACTTACTTTTTCGAACGCAGGGAGATAGCGGTTTGTTGTTTTCTCTCGGATCTGGGCCAACTTGGTATCTTTCTCCGCAGGGGGGCACAATGGCAAAAGCATGATCATTTCTCCCAAATCGCACACACCTTCTGTGTACATATCAATCCTGATAGACAAAGTGACCAAGGTCATTCTGAGTTTAAGAAAGTATAAGAACTGGGCATCAGGAAGTGGTAAAGTAATTCACTCCACAGGGTGAAATGTTAATACAGCAGTCATTcagctataatttttaaattaattttaacatttcattcTAGAACAAGCCATCGATTTAGACACATGCCTAATATATTTCTTATACACATGACCACTTATAGGGACAGAGCACATTGGTGACCTATCCAGAGTCACAAGCATGAATGGGTGGTCCTGAGACCCGAGGCAGTCCTGAGACCACACGTAGGGTTTGCCACCTCTGCTGGGCTGTGTCCTGTGCACAATTCATGTGATGCTCTGGCACCACCTCAGCCATGTCCAGAGAGAGTCCTGGCACAGAGACCCcagtcctgccctctccctcccccatcctgacACACCACCAGGGCCCTGAATGTGCCCAATACCAGCACTTCCTCCAATTATTTCCCACAGAACATGGTGCCACAGCCCTCTCTACGTGCTGTTGCCCAACTCTGGTCTCATTTGCATCCTTCCCAACTCCACCCCAAATATGCCCTGAAATAGAGCAGCTCCTCATGCAGCTCCAACAGTGCCTAGTCCAGCtgagtttgttgtttttgttccaAACAGGGCTTCCTATAAGACTGTTTTTAAGTAAAAGtgttactgaaataaaattcctATACAATAATGTAACCCTTTCCAAGTGTAACTTTGTGTGATTTTTTGTAAAGTCACAGAATTCTATACCATCACACTCGAATcccagaatatttccatcactacTAAAAGAGATGCTGAGTGCTGTTTCAGGCATTCAACATTCTTCCCTCTACCAGCTTCTGGAGTCACTGAACTACTTTGGCTTTAAGGATATGAATGTTCTGCACATGCTtgacaaatggaatcatacaatgtgtgtcatttgtgtctggtttcttttccaTAGGAGaacattttcaaggtttatccatgttgtagcatgctgctggacttcattccttttcatggctgaataatattccattgtgtgaatgtgCTAacttttgttcatccattcatcagttaatgaacatttgtgttgtttccactttttgaataTTATGAACAACACTGCTGTGAACTTTTGTGTTGAGTTTCAGTGTTATTGTGTTGTTAATCTCTTGAGTAGTAAAATTGCAGAGTCAGATGGTAACTCTATCTGTAACCTTTTCAGTAACTGTCACAGTTCCTTGAATGGTTCGAATTTCAATCATGTGGTCCCATCACAACAGGGAGGTGACCACCCTCCACCATATGGTTGTAGTGTTAAATCTGCATGACTCAGTCTGTATCAAAATGCTTGCTATAACCCTAATATCCTGGGCTCAACTTCTGATAGCCCTTGTCAAGTAGCCAGTCCTTATAAAGACCCAATAAATTAGGTACCAGGTCATTATTCTTATAACTTCTAGAACGTGGGTATCAACCCCTTCAGATCCTTCCCTTCCCAGGCATTATCCTCTAGACACTCAGATACTGTGTCCCTTGTCTCTAGCTGTTGAAGGGTATCCTGCTCAAAAGAGCCTGCACTCCAGGGGCCATGATTCCACCGTCCTCCTGGCTTCATAGTTCATCCGTGTTTGGAAACCTCTGTCACTGTGCTGTATCCATGCACCACATCCTCTTACACAAGCTCACTGGCTTGATTCCACCCCAAGTTTACACTTTCCTCACCCTCATAGGTCTCTGCACCGCTGGACCTCAGTTACACCAAGTCCTATCGCCCTGTTGGTCAGGATCGCCTGCCACGTTCCTGCTCAGTCAAGGATGGACCTGAATTGTTCCCACTAACTGttgatgaagaaaacagaagcaatacCGTACAGGGCTCTCTCCTTTATGTCTCTCCCATAGAGGTTGTATTTGCTGGCGATGTAGTTGAGAATGGCTCTGGTCTGCACCAGCTTCATCCCATCGATTTCAACCATTGGCACTTGCTGGAACATCAGACTCCCATCTTTTGAAAGAAGAAACGAAGTAGAGTGAAATGATTGAGGAATCATACTATTGAAGTGGAGGGAAATGTTTTATGAATCAAAATGTTTGCTGAAATGACTGAATATTTCCCATTTGGATCATGGTAGGTtcctgtatttttatgttttgattttttccttcaTGGTTTTTTCAGGAAGAATATGAAAGAGGGTCCACCAGCTGGTTGCCGAGTCAAATGGGAAGTTCGCCTAGGAAGTCTCACAGGGTTCATGGCATGAAGGCCAGTTCTAAGAGAGACTCCTGTGTAGAGTGTCTTCTGTGCTCTTCAGATCCCACCCCTGGAAGGTGAGCAGGGAGGCGTGTTTTCCCAGCCCCACCGCTGCGGGCCTGGCCCTTTATCTCCCTCCTCACACACTCACTCGGTCTTGCCTCTAATTCAGCACCACCTGGTTGCCTCAGTCTGCTGTGTTGCTACGACACTGCCTTGCCAAACCCGTCAGAGAAAAGAATTCAAGGGAGCTGCTGGGCctgtttctcctctcttctctctaaaGCATGTGCTTGCATGTCCCTGGGTGGGAAGGCTGTGTGGGATCCTGAATGCATACAGCTCACTCAGGGTGCAGAAAGGCAGGAGACATTGAAGACTGGGCATTCTTGGGCACTGGGACAAAATTCCTTTAGCAAATACTCAGACTTCCAGCCCATCCTAACCCTAAGTGGGTTACAAGACCTGCTCAAGGAGCCCCACCCCCTACCTTTACCACGTTTCTCCCCCTCCACTGGCCCCACTCCCACCGTGCCCACACATGGCATAGCTGGTGTTAAAATTGGAACTTTTGACTTCTACTAGATACTCTCATTAGAGGAATTTAGATTCTTGGACTTACCATTTCTTAACTTATCCAAGTCTTCTgaagtttctataaatttctcatcaaactgaaaagcagaaAGAGTCAATGAGTTCTCGTTAATTCATGGCATAGCATTATTGAACTTGAATGGCCCTGTCCGGTACAGACTATGGAGAAGGTAAGATTTCTGAGTTTGGCAGGGATGCACAGAGGAGAGTGATCCTGGCCATCAGGAAACTTAGATTAGAGCCACCAAAATAAAAGCATGGGATGCAGCACATAATTGCTCATTTTGAAGGTTCAATCCACCTCCACCTTGCATCCACTTCTGTCAATAATCAGGTCGTGATTTGGGAGGGGGATATACTGGAGGGAAGGGGCTGCGAAGTTCTCTAGTTGTGGAGTTTTAATATCTCTGGGAAGCCTTTCTCTCCCTGTGAGGTCAGGACAGGGTATTGGGTGTCCCCCAGCATGGGGCCAGTGACCTCAAAATGCCACTAATATGGGTATATATTATAGATACTGCTGTATATTACCTCCTGCATTCAACTTTTTATTTAGAAAGGGGTCTTGATGGTGAAAAGTGTGGGAATTGGGGGTTTCTGCCTTGCTCAGTGGGACACTATTTTCAATCTACATGATCCCGTAGGTCAGACCATACAGACAGTGAGGTGTGTGGGCAACAATCTATAAAGTGCTCAACTCAGGACAGCGTAACGGATGGTGGGTGGTCTCTGTGGGAGGGTGGTCAAGGTGGGATGGGGCTGGCTGGTGGGATGTAGCTTGTGAGGTTGAGGGAGATGGATGGGGTTGTGAGGACCACCCAAAAGTCCTGACCAGGAGCCTCTGGGAagccctgtccccaccctgctCAGTCAGGCAGGACCGGACGAGAGGAGGCCTGGGGTGCTCTCAGggtctcccctccttccccctgctGTGCTGAGCTCATCCTGCCCAGGGGCTGTGAATGCATCCTTGAACCCCAGCGCTGGAccacagtgaaaactgttggttGTTGATTTATAGAAATTAAACACACTAGTCTGgcactattttcattttctgtgtacTTGTTTCTTCATGAATTTGAGACAGGACCAAGCCAACGACCCATGCATTTGTGCAATCCCTAGGCTCAGGGAAA includes the following:
- the LOC105099534 gene encoding glutathione S-transferase A1, with protein sequence MAGKPLLHYFDGRGRMECIRWLLAAAGVEFDEKFIETSEDLDKLRNDGSLMFQQVPMVEIDGMKLVQTRAILNYIASKYNLYGRDIKERALIDMYTEGVCDLGEMIMLLPLCPPAEKDTKLAQIREKTTNRYLPAFEKVLKSHGQEYLVGNRLSRADVHLVELLYYVEEVDPSLLASFPLLKALKSRVSNLPTVKKFLQPGSQRKPPLDEKSLEKAMKIFRIK